In one Coriobacteriia bacterium genomic region, the following are encoded:
- the clpP gene encoding ATP-dependent Clp endopeptidase proteolytic subunit ClpP: protein MNIIQPASDTLIPYVVEQSPRGERSYDIYSRLLNDRVIFLGEEVTDASANTVIAQLLHLESVDPDKDISLYINSPGGSVSAGLAIYDTMQFIKPDVSTICIGMAASMGAVLLAAGAPGKRFALPNSTVMIHQPSGGAQGKETDIQIMAEFMRKTREQLNEILSAHTGQPIETIREDTEKDNFMTAEEAKAYGLVDDVVKSRAAAKLDEEVKKD from the coding sequence ATGAATATCATCCAGCCCGCATCTGATACGCTCATCCCCTATGTCGTGGAGCAGTCGCCGCGCGGCGAGCGCAGCTACGACATCTATTCGCGTCTGCTCAACGATCGCGTCATCTTCCTCGGCGAGGAAGTCACCGACGCGTCGGCCAATACCGTCATTGCGCAGCTTTTGCATCTCGAGAGCGTCGATCCCGACAAGGACATCTCGCTCTACATCAATTCGCCCGGCGGATCGGTGAGTGCCGGTCTGGCCATCTACGACACCATGCAGTTCATCAAGCCGGATGTGAGCACCATCTGCATCGGCATGGCAGCCTCCATGGGTGCGGTACTGCTGGCGGCAGGTGCGCCTGGCAAGCGTTTCGCGCTACCCAATTCCACCGTCATGATTCACCAGCCGTCCGGTGGTGCGCAGGGCAAGGAGACCGATATCCAGATCATGGCCGAGTTCATGCGCAAGACGCGCGAGCAACTCAACGAGATTCTCTCCGCCCATACGGGTCAACCTATCGAGACCATTCGCGAGGACACCGAGAAGGACAATTTCATGACCGCCGAGGAGGCCAAGGCATACGGCCTGGTCGATGATGTGGTCAAGTCCCGTGCCGCTGCCAAGCTCGACGAAGAAGTGAAGAAGGACTAA
- the tig gene encoding trigger factor yields the protein MMARIFGGTLEVTTSTREDGKTQVTVHMTADEVKKHIDKAFKDFSKTRIPGFRAGKAPRKVIEQNFGGHNAVYAQITSDMINDVAPRAIDEQDIIFIGDPEFDENDLAADGEDYEFTMFGDIKPSVELDSYDPVEIKMPSEEATQEDVDIQLHALQDYYNNFETVERAAKDGDFVMIKLASTADGASVDALTNESRLVEIGGPMMPQELTEQLVGMKAGDEKEFDFTTEFDPSLAGKTIHTTVTVKEVREKETPELDDEFAKKVGFDTFDELVEQLKNEITSTKAEQLPRLKESRCVTELSRRIKGDIPDAYLDYTRENILRDFFNSLQEQGTTFDQFLSSRGITGEQFREDLEAQAREEAEECLALDALFTHLGMSIGEEDIEKEFSVANNPEATRKAWEDAGRMSIIREAIRRQRATKWLVDNAVVTIDNGTDDEA from the coding sequence TCACGACGAGCACCCGCGAGGACGGCAAGACGCAGGTCACCGTTCACATGACTGCAGATGAAGTCAAGAAGCACATCGACAAGGCATTCAAAGACTTTTCGAAGACCCGCATCCCGGGCTTTCGCGCAGGCAAGGCGCCGCGCAAGGTCATCGAGCAGAACTTCGGCGGACATAATGCAGTCTATGCTCAGATCACTTCTGACATGATCAACGATGTCGCCCCGCGCGCCATCGACGAGCAAGATATCATCTTCATCGGCGACCCCGAGTTCGACGAGAACGATCTCGCGGCCGATGGCGAGGACTACGAGTTCACGATGTTCGGCGACATCAAGCCGAGCGTCGAGCTCGACTCCTACGATCCCGTCGAGATCAAGATGCCCTCCGAGGAAGCCACCCAGGAGGACGTCGACATTCAACTCCATGCCCTGCAGGATTACTACAACAACTTCGAGACGGTCGAGCGCGCCGCCAAGGATGGCGACTTCGTGATGATCAAGCTCGCGTCCACGGCTGACGGCGCGTCCGTCGATGCCCTCACGAACGAGAGCCGTCTGGTCGAGATCGGCGGCCCGATGATGCCGCAAGAGCTCACCGAGCAGCTCGTCGGCATGAAGGCGGGCGACGAGAAGGAGTTCGATTTCACGACGGAGTTTGACCCCAGCCTTGCCGGCAAGACCATTCACACCACCGTCACCGTCAAGGAAGTCCGCGAGAAGGAGACGCCGGAACTTGACGACGAATTCGCCAAGAAGGTCGGCTTCGACACCTTCGACGAGCTCGTCGAGCAGCTCAAGAACGAGATCACCAGCACCAAGGCCGAGCAACTGCCGCGCCTCAAGGAGAGCCGCTGCGTGACCGAGCTTTCGCGTCGCATCAAGGGCGACATCCCCGACGCCTATCTCGATTACACGCGCGAGAACATCTTGCGTGACTTCTTCAACAGCTTGCAGGAGCAGGGCACCACGTTCGACCAGTTCCTGTCGAGCCGTGGCATCACGGGCGAGCAGTTCAGGGAGGACCTCGAGGCGCAGGCGCGCGAGGAGGCCGAGGAGTGCCTGGCACTCGACGCACTGTTCACGCATCTCGGTATGAGCATCGGCGAGGAAGACATCGAGAAGGAGTTCAGCGTCGCCAACAATCCGGAGGCCACGCGCAAGGCGTGGGAGGACGCTGGCCGCATGTCCATCATCCGCGAGGCCATCAGACGTCAGCGTGCCACCAAATGGTTGGTGGATAACGCAGTCGTTACCATCGACAATGGCACGGATGACGAGGCATAA